From a single Eriocheir sinensis breed Jianghai 21 unplaced genomic scaffold, ASM2467909v1 Scaffold746, whole genome shotgun sequence genomic region:
- the LOC126994209 gene encoding N-glycosylase/DNA lyase-like, whose protein sequence is FHFRWCEISPGKWRGVIGKEVWTLSQDDSHIHYCIYPSCKKIGNQEQFRLIPKQKKIRTSYNLNTSQQNYDAVLKDYFQLDFSLKKMYSDWKAADSNFSRVCSKFPGVRILNQDPVENVFSFICSSNNNIQRISSLVERLCLLYGTKITVLDGTTWHSFPNVSSLAADGVEETLRAQGFGYRAKFIHKSAQMIMKKGGEAWLHSLRSLPYEECHAQLMTLHGIGAKVSDCICLMSMGHLNAIPVDTHVFQIAARDYLPHLRSCKSLTKKVYSEIADHFRVVFGEYAGWAHSVLFTADLKKFENVKPENNSSKRQKTQKGSAK, encoded by the exons TTTCATTTCAGATGGTGCGAAATCAGTCCAGGAAAGTGGCGGGGAGTCATAGGAAAAGAGGTGTGGACCCTATCACAAGATGACTCCCACATACACTACTGCATTTACCCTTCCTGCAAGAAAATAGGGAATCAAGAGCAATTTAGACTGAttccaaaacaaaaaaaaataagaacttcATATAACTTGAACACCAGTCAACAAAACTATGATGCAGTTCTGAAAGATTATTTCCAATTAGATTTTTCCTTGAAGAAAATGTACAGTGACTGGAAAGCTGCAGATTCAAACTTCAGTAGAGTTTGCTCTAAATTTCCAGGTGTTCGCATACTTAATCAAGATCCTGTTGAAAAtgtgttttcatttatttgttcttCAAATAACAATATCCAAAG AATTTCCAGTCTTGTTGAGCGACTGTGTCTACTGTATGGCACTAAGATCACTGTGCTTGATGGCACTACTTGGCACTCCTTCCCAAATGTGTCATCTTTGGCAGCTGATGGAGTGGAGGAGACTCTCAGGGCGCAAGGCTTTGGTTACAG AGCCAAATTCATCCACAAATCAGCCCAGATGATCATGAAAAAAGGGGGCGAGGCTTGGCTTCATTCATTGAGATCATTGCCTTATGAAGAGTGCCATGCTCAGTTGATGACCCTCCATGGTATTGGAGCAAAA GTGAGTGACTGCATCTGCTTGATGTCCATGGGCCACCTGAATGCCATCCCAGTGGACACACACGTATTCCAGATTGCAGCTCGGGACTACTTGCCCCACTTACGCTCCTGCAAGTCCCTAACAAAGAAAGTGTACTCTGAGATAGCTGATCATTTTCGTGTTGTATTTGGTGAATATGCAGGTTGGGCCCATTCG GTATTGTTTACTGCTGATCTGAAGAAGTTTGAAAATGTGAAGCCCGAAAATAACTCTTCAAAAAGGCAAAAGACTCAAAAGGGTAGTGCAAAGTAG